A stretch of Deinococcus radiotolerans DNA encodes these proteins:
- a CDS encoding response regulator transcription factor, whose protein sequence is MRLLLVEDDARIAQPTADALREAGYAVTWAQTGPEGLEAAALGEYPLVILDVMLPGMDGFTVARELREQGVESAILFLTARGELSDRVEGLDLGGDAYLVKPFAVPELLATLRALARRERGTSAPRVAFAQGRGTLDTVARTVTWDGAEVAVTGREYALLEVLSQAPERWFTREDLIDRVWGPEFDGEARIVDVYVRYVRRKLAPEAITSERGRGYRVER, encoded by the coding sequence ATGAGATTGTTGCTCGTGGAGGACGACGCCCGCATCGCGCAGCCGACCGCCGACGCGCTGCGCGAGGCCGGGTACGCCGTCACCTGGGCGCAGACCGGCCCGGAAGGCCTGGAGGCCGCCGCGCTGGGCGAGTACCCGCTGGTGATTCTGGACGTGATGCTGCCCGGCATGGACGGCTTTACGGTGGCCCGTGAACTGCGCGAGCAGGGCGTGGAATCCGCGATCCTGTTCCTGACCGCCCGCGGTGAACTGAGTGACCGCGTGGAGGGCCTAGACCTGGGCGGGGACGCGTACCTGGTCAAGCCATTCGCGGTGCCCGAGCTGCTGGCGACCCTGCGGGCGCTGGCGCGGCGCGAGCGGGGCACGTCCGCGCCGCGCGTGGCCTTCGCGCAGGGGCGCGGCACGCTGGACACCGTGGCGCGCACCGTCACCTGGGACGGCGCGGAGGTGGCCGTGACGGGCCGTGAGTACGCCCTGCTGGAGGTGCTGTCGCAGGCGCCGGAACGCTGGTTCACCCGTGAGGACCTGATTGACCGCGTGTGGGGCCCGGAGTTCGACGGCGAGGCCCGGATCGTGGACGTGTACGTGCGGTACGTGCGGCGCAAGCTGGCCCCGGAAGCCATCACGTCCGAGCGCGGGCGCGGGTACCGCGTGGAACGCTGA
- a CDS encoding sensor histidine kinase, whose amino-acid sequence MRLTLRARLALWAALATGVAVLLVGAGLYWSVNGFLWQAQEQRVNSVLGAVQGRVEGLLRPRQDDDLLGSLLGPQPVSISQSDLERIADDVDRRGVDLRVIARQGAELVAVGTPSFPADVAVNLGPGLHRTGTHLILQRALRGVSLQVAVDARSLREAREAFLRALTALVPLALLLSLLVGWVVAGRLLRPVRALEGAAHAIGEGGDLRRPLPGAGDGDELARLALTLQQSFARLADARDREQGFLRAAAHDLRSPLAALTARVEGTLARDRDAERYRADLREIGTDITRLSTLANHLLLLARDPAAVQRAPVPLRDLAADAVDRARELDPLADVDLDGAEAVTVPGDRVLLGQAIWNLTTNAVRHAPGATVLVQVRAEPGGAAVTVQDDGPGVDAATLARLGEAFYRPDASRTADASGAGGHGLGLALARHVAQLHGGTLDLDSAPGAGFRATLHLPG is encoded by the coding sequence GTGCGACTGACCCTGCGGGCGCGGCTGGCGCTGTGGGCGGCCCTGGCGACCGGCGTGGCGGTACTGCTGGTCGGTGCGGGCCTATACTGGTCCGTGAACGGCTTCCTGTGGCAGGCGCAGGAGCAGCGGGTGAACAGCGTGCTGGGGGCCGTGCAGGGGCGAGTGGAGGGCCTGCTGCGCCCCCGTCAGGACGATGACCTGCTGGGGTCGTTGCTGGGCCCGCAGCCGGTGAGCATCTCGCAGTCGGATCTGGAACGCATCGCGGACGACGTGGACCGCCGCGGCGTGGACCTGCGGGTGATCGCCCGGCAGGGTGCCGAGCTGGTGGCGGTCGGAACGCCCAGCTTTCCGGCAGACGTAGCGGTGAACCTGGGGCCGGGCCTGCACCGGACCGGCACGCACCTGATCCTGCAGCGGGCCCTGCGCGGGGTGTCGTTGCAAGTGGCGGTGGACGCCCGCTCACTGCGGGAGGCGCGCGAGGCGTTCCTGCGGGCCCTGACGGCGCTGGTGCCGCTGGCGCTGCTGCTCTCGCTGCTGGTGGGCTGGGTCGTAGCCGGGCGGCTGCTGCGGCCCGTGCGGGCGCTGGAGGGCGCCGCGCACGCCATCGGGGAGGGCGGGGACCTGCGCCGCCCGCTGCCCGGCGCGGGCGACGGGGACGAACTGGCGCGGCTGGCCCTGACGTTGCAGCAGAGTTTCGCGCGCCTCGCGGACGCCCGCGACCGCGAGCAGGGCTTCCTGCGCGCCGCGGCGCACGACCTGCGCTCCCCGCTGGCGGCGCTGACCGCGCGGGTCGAGGGGACCCTGGCCCGCGACCGCGACGCCGAGCGGTACCGCGCCGACCTGCGCGAGATCGGCACGGACATCACCCGGCTGTCCACCCTGGCGAATCATCTGCTTCTGCTGGCGCGCGACCCGGCGGCGGTGCAGCGCGCCCCAGTGCCGCTGCGGGACCTCGCCGCCGACGCGGTGGACCGCGCCCGGGAACTCGACCCGCTGGCGGACGTGGACCTGGACGGCGCGGAAGCCGTCACGGTGCCCGGCGACCGAGTGCTGCTGGGGCAGGCGATCTGGAACCTCACTACGAACGCCGTGCGGCACGCGCCGGGCGCGACGGTCCTCGTGCAGGTCCGCGCCGAGCCGGGCGGCGCGGCCGTGACCGTGCAGGACGATGGCCCCGGCGTGGACGCCGCCACCCTGGCCCGCCTAGGTGAGGCCTTCTACCGCCCGGATGCCAGCCGCACCGCCGACGCGTCCGGCGCGGGCGGGCACGGGCTGGGGCTGGCCCTGGCGCGGCACGTGGCGCAGCTGCACGGCGGCACCCTGGACCTGGACAGCGCGCCCGGCGCGGGCTTCCGCGCCACCCTGCACCTGCCCGGGTAG
- a CDS encoding NTP transferase domain-containing protein, whose product MNSSVPRWSAVVLGGGDPGDPFAAAHGVNVKPLIPVAGVPMALYVLRTLRGSDRVGRVAYVGPTTPDLDPLIDIRVTDHGTLLSNLEAGVEALRDLGLAPGERVLVVTADVPMLRPEEVRDVLDAAPLDAGLVYPVVRREVCEAAYPGVKRTYARLKDGTFTGGNLFLLDPALIGQFLPRLREVLAARKAPLKLAGLIGWDVLLRLLTGRLRVARLEEKVSGLLGVKARALITPHAAVGTDVDKDADLTLAEAQLRGRT is encoded by the coding sequence ATGAACAGTTCAGTGCCGCGCTGGAGTGCCGTCGTGCTGGGCGGCGGGGATCCCGGCGATCCGTTTGCCGCTGCGCACGGCGTGAACGTCAAACCGCTGATCCCTGTGGCGGGCGTCCCGATGGCTCTGTACGTCCTGCGAACCCTGCGCGGCAGTGACCGGGTGGGCCGCGTGGCGTACGTGGGCCCCACCACCCCGGATCTCGACCCCCTGATCGACATCCGCGTCACCGATCACGGCACCCTGCTGAGCAACCTGGAAGCGGGTGTGGAGGCCCTGCGTGACCTGGGCCTCGCCCCCGGCGAGCGGGTGCTGGTCGTCACCGCCGACGTGCCCATGCTGCGCCCGGAGGAGGTGCGGGACGTGCTGGACGCCGCGCCGCTGGATGCCGGCCTGGTGTACCCCGTCGTGCGCCGTGAGGTCTGCGAGGCCGCGTACCCCGGCGTGAAACGCACCTACGCCCGCCTGAAGGACGGCACCTTCACCGGCGGGAACCTCTTCCTGCTGGACCCGGCCCTGATCGGGCAGTTCCTGCCGCGCCTGCGCGAGGTGCTCGCCGCCCGCAAGGCCCCGCTGAAACTCGCCGGGCTGATCGGCTGGGACGTGCTGCTCCGCCTGCTCACCGGCCGCCTGCGCGTGGCGCGGCTGGAGGAGAAGGTCTCGGGTCTGCTGGGCGTGAAGGCCCGCGCGCTGATCACCCCGCACGCCGCCGTGGGCACCGACGTGGACAAGGACGCCGATCTGACCCTGGCGGAGGCGCAGCTGCGCGGCCGGACCTGA
- a CDS encoding ferredoxin, whose amino-acid sequence MPHVIVSPCIGVKDQACTEVCPVECIYDGGDQFLIHPDECIDCGACVPACPVSAIFPEEDVPGGEESFIEKNRVHFGL is encoded by the coding sequence ATGCCTCACGTGATCGTTAGCCCCTGCATCGGCGTCAAGGACCAGGCCTGCACGGAAGTCTGCCCGGTGGAATGCATCTACGACGGCGGCGATCAGTTCCTGATCCACCCCGACGAGTGCATCGACTGCGGCGCGTGCGTGCCCGCCTGCCCCGTCAGCGCCATCTTCCCCGAAGAGGACGTCCCCGGCGGCGAGGAAAGCTTCATCGAGAAGAACCGCGTCCACTTCGGCCTCTAA
- a CDS encoding magnesium transporter CorA family protein — protein sequence MLTYYRSVGGKLNTIDGYIDGCWINAADPSPEELARVARETGLELDYLSYPLDPDERSRFEREDGQLLIIMQTSYRLAEDSDIPYDTVPLGILHTDHCLVTVCALPENPVIKDVLGGLVRRVSTVKKNRLTLQLFLRNAQRFLIDVRQINKRVDAIEDKLENSQQNRELLNLLKLEKSLVYFLTGLKANEAMMERVKRDRIFEMYEEDSDLLDDVLIENLQAIEMASIASNILTSMAGAFASVISNNVNQVVKVLTVTTILVAIPTLVTSVFGMNVPIPFHDSPEGIWIVLGLAVALAVAVAGIFYRLRVL from the coding sequence ATGCTGACGTACTACCGCAGCGTCGGCGGCAAGCTGAACACCATTGACGGATACATCGACGGCTGCTGGATCAACGCCGCCGACCCCAGCCCCGAAGAACTCGCCCGCGTCGCCCGTGAAACCGGCCTCGAACTGGATTACCTGTCCTACCCGCTCGACCCGGATGAACGCTCCCGCTTCGAGCGGGAAGACGGGCAACTGCTGATCATCATGCAGACCAGCTACCGGCTGGCCGAGGACAGCGACATCCCCTACGACACCGTTCCGCTGGGCATCCTGCACACCGACCACTGCCTGGTCACCGTGTGCGCCCTGCCGGAGAACCCGGTCATCAAGGACGTGCTGGGCGGGCTGGTGCGCCGCGTGAGCACCGTCAAGAAAAACCGCCTGACGCTGCAGCTGTTCCTGCGCAACGCCCAGCGGTTCCTGATCGACGTGCGGCAGATCAACAAGCGCGTGGACGCCATCGAGGACAAGCTGGAGAACAGCCAGCAGAACCGCGAGCTGCTGAACCTCCTGAAACTCGAGAAGAGCCTCGTGTACTTCCTGACCGGCCTGAAAGCGAACGAGGCCATGATGGAACGCGTCAAACGCGACCGCATCTTCGAAATGTACGAGGAGGACAGCGACCTGCTCGACGACGTGCTGATCGAGAACCTCCAGGCCATCGAGATGGCCAGCATCGCCAGCAACATTCTGACCAGCATGGCAGGCGCGTTCGCCAGCGTGATCAGCAACAACGTCAATCAGGTCGTGAAGGTCCTGACCGTGACGACCATCCTGGTGGCCATCCCGACCCTGGTGACCAGCGTGTTCGGCATGAACGTCCCCATCCCCTTCCACGACAGCCCGGAAGGCATCTGGATCGTGCTGGGGCTGGCTGTGGCGCTCGCCGTGGCCGTGGCGGGCATCTTCTACCGCCTCCGCGTGCTGTAG
- a CDS encoding DoxX family protein — protein sequence MSVTRFIGRALLASIFIKSGLDHLQNPEPIVRAARGAEVPEPELAVKVNSGVMVGAGALMAAGLLPRAASVALAASLIPTTVIGHPFWDKQGKERQQQQTQFLKNLALFGALLIVSKE from the coding sequence ATGAGTGTGACGAGATTCATCGGGCGGGCGCTGCTCGCGAGCATCTTCATCAAGAGCGGCCTGGATCACCTGCAGAACCCTGAACCCATCGTGCGCGCAGCGCGCGGCGCGGAGGTGCCGGAACCTGAACTGGCGGTGAAGGTCAACAGCGGCGTGATGGTCGGCGCGGGCGCACTGATGGCGGCTGGCCTGCTGCCCCGCGCGGCCAGCGTGGCCCTGGCGGCCAGCCTGATCCCCACCACCGTCATCGGTCATCCCTTCTGGGACAAGCAGGGCAAGGAGCGGCAGCAGCAACAGACGCAGTTCCTGAAGAATCTCGCGCTGTTCGGCGCGCTCCTGATCGTCAGTAAGGAGTAA
- the rph gene encoding ribonuclease PH has product MTQPIREGRDLLTPRPVTVKRGVNPHAPGSAHLIMGRTEILATVTLEEKAAPHMRGSKEGWLTAEYSMLPRATSDRQARERNLQNGRRHEIQRLLGRALRAGMDLRFFRNQTLYVDCDVLVADGGTRVASILAGHAALHDFCDRLIQKGRLTDWPISRNIGAVSVGLVGSEIRVDLDYAEDKVARADLNVVATSDGLIVEVQGGAEVGVLTHEEYVQMLATGTRAVQDLMADLTRQLSVIQGM; this is encoded by the coding sequence ATGACCCAGCCCATCCGCGAAGGCCGCGACCTCCTCACGCCCCGTCCCGTCACCGTCAAGCGGGGCGTGAACCCGCACGCGCCCGGCAGCGCGCACCTGATCATGGGCCGCACCGAGATCCTCGCGACCGTCACCCTGGAAGAGAAGGCCGCGCCGCACATGCGCGGCAGCAAGGAGGGCTGGCTGACCGCCGAGTACTCCATGCTGCCCCGCGCGACCAGTGACCGGCAGGCGCGCGAACGCAACCTCCAGAACGGCCGCCGCCATGAGATCCAGCGGCTGCTGGGCCGCGCGCTGCGCGCCGGGATGGACCTGCGCTTCTTCCGCAACCAGACGCTGTACGTGGACTGCGACGTGCTCGTCGCGGATGGTGGGACGCGCGTGGCGAGCATCCTGGCGGGGCACGCGGCGCTGCATGACTTCTGCGACCGTCTAATCCAGAAGGGCCGCCTGACCGACTGGCCCATCTCGCGCAACATCGGCGCGGTCAGCGTCGGTCTGGTCGGCAGTGAGATCCGCGTGGACCTCGATTACGCCGAGGACAAGGTGGCCCGCGCGGACCTGAACGTGGTCGCCACGAGTGACGGCCTGATCGTCGAAGTGCAGGGCGGTGCGGAGGTCGGCGTTTTGACGCACGAGGAGTACGTGCAGATGCTGGCCACCGGCACGCGCGCCGTGCAGGACCTCATGGCGGACCTGACGCGGCAGCTGTCGGTCATCCAGGGCATGTGA
- the murI gene encoding glutamate racemase has translation MSDAPLGVFDSGVGGLSVLGDLRRALPGEDLLYLADTAHVPYGARPDHEIRELTARAVSALHARGVKGVVVACNTASAFSLGDLRSRFDMPVIGLVPAVKPAVQATRTGVVGVLATPGTMRGTLLADVIREFAGPAGVQVLKAVSTELVPLVEAGQADSARTREVLREILTPVAQAGADQLVLGCTHYPFLADSIRADFGDTFTLLDSGAAVARHTRRVLEERGLLSARPSGGTEAFLVTGDPARAAPVITELLSRALGSANVQNEGEVHRAPPRIECMQT, from the coding sequence ATGAGTGACGCACCGCTTGGCGTGTTCGACAGTGGCGTGGGCGGCCTGAGTGTCCTGGGAGACCTGCGGCGGGCGCTGCCGGGCGAGGACCTGCTGTACCTGGCGGACACGGCGCACGTGCCGTACGGCGCGCGGCCGGACCACGAGATCCGCGAGCTGACCGCGCGGGCGGTGTCGGCGCTGCACGCGCGGGGCGTGAAGGGCGTGGTGGTAGCGTGCAACACGGCGTCGGCGTTTAGCCTGGGCGACCTGCGCTCACGGTTTGACATGCCGGTGATCGGGCTGGTCCCGGCGGTGAAACCGGCCGTGCAGGCGACCCGCACAGGCGTGGTGGGCGTGCTGGCCACGCCGGGCACGATGCGCGGGACGCTGCTGGCGGACGTGATCCGTGAGTTCGCCGGCCCGGCGGGCGTGCAGGTCCTGAAGGCCGTGAGTACCGAGCTGGTCCCGCTGGTGGAGGCCGGGCAGGCGGATTCCGCGCGGACGCGTGAGGTGCTGCGCGAGATCCTGACGCCGGTCGCCCAGGCCGGGGCGGACCAGCTCGTGCTGGGCTGCACGCACTACCCGTTCCTGGCGGACAGCATCCGCGCGGACTTCGGGGACACGTTCACGCTGCTGGACAGTGGCGCGGCGGTCGCGCGGCACACGCGGCGGGTGCTGGAGGAGCGCGGCCTGCTGAGCGCCCGGCCCTCGGGCGGCACCGAGGCGTTCCTGGTGACGGGCGACCCCGCGCGGGCCGCGCCGGTCATCACGGAGCTGCTGTCCCGTGCGCTGGGGTCCGCGAACGTGCAGAATGAGGGGGAAGTTCACCGGGCCCCGCCCAGAATCGAGTGCATGCAGACATGA
- a CDS encoding aminotransferase-like domain-containing protein: MTTPSPAPLAFDLDGTLSRRAQSMTASAIREILKITQQPDVISFAGGLPAPELFPLDEVRAASQRVLDVYGPAALQYSTTEGHAPLREWIGAQAGIPARNVQIVTGSQQGLDLLGKVLIDEGDVVLVEAPTYLGALQSFQPYLPRYVQVPTDDGGIDVDALEEVLKTTRAKLLYAVPNFQNPTGRTLSAERRRRLVELTAQHGVVLIEDDPYGQLRFTGEAAPSLYSLGLELHGDADRNHVIYSSSFSKTLVPGLRDAWVQAAAPIIGKLIQAKQGADLHTPTFNQMIITELVQDVLPRQIERVRQAYGERARLMLDRIHADFPAGVQTTTPEGGMFLWLTLPEGVDTQALLPRAVERKVAYVPGSPFYALGGGENTMRLSYSNATPEQITRGVRALGDTLREALAEA, encoded by the coding sequence ATGACCACCCCCTCCCCTGCCCCGCTGGCCTTCGATCTGGACGGCACGCTGTCGCGCCGCGCGCAGAGCATGACGGCCAGCGCCATCCGCGAGATCCTGAAGATCACGCAGCAGCCGGACGTGATCAGTTTCGCCGGGGGGCTGCCCGCGCCGGAACTGTTTCCGCTGGACGAGGTGCGCGCCGCGAGCCAGCGCGTGCTGGACGTGTACGGCCCGGCCGCGCTGCAGTACTCGACCACCGAGGGCCACGCGCCGCTGCGCGAGTGGATTGGCGCGCAGGCGGGCATCCCGGCGCGGAACGTGCAGATCGTGACCGGCAGCCAGCAGGGCCTGGACCTGCTCGGCAAGGTCCTGATTGACGAGGGGGACGTGGTGCTCGTGGAGGCCCCCACGTACCTGGGCGCGCTGCAGTCCTTCCAGCCGTACCTGCCCAGGTACGTGCAGGTGCCCACGGATGACGGCGGCATCGACGTGGACGCCCTGGAAGAAGTTCTGAAGACCACGCGCGCGAAGCTGCTGTACGCCGTGCCGAACTTTCAGAATCCCACCGGGCGCACCCTGAGCGCCGAGCGCCGCCGCCGACTGGTGGAACTGACCGCGCAGCACGGCGTCGTGCTGATCGAGGACGACCCGTACGGGCAGCTGCGTTTCACGGGCGAGGCCGCACCCAGCCTGTACAGCCTGGGCCTGGAGCTGCACGGCGACGCCGACCGCAACCACGTCATCTACTCCAGTTCGTTCAGCAAGACCCTGGTGCCGGGCCTGCGGGACGCGTGGGTGCAGGCCGCCGCGCCGATCATCGGCAAGCTGATCCAGGCGAAGCAGGGCGCGGACCTGCACACACCCACCTTCAATCAGATGATCATCACGGAACTCGTGCAGGACGTGCTGCCCCGCCAGATCGAACGGGTCCGGCAGGCGTACGGCGAGCGCGCCCGCCTGATGCTGGACCGCATCCACGCGGACTTCCCCGCCGGGGTGCAGACCACCACGCCCGAGGGCGGCATGTTCCTGTGGCTGACGCTGCCGGAGGGCGTGGATACGCAGGCCCTGCTGCCCCGCGCGGTGGAGCGCAAGGTCGCGTACGTGCCCGGCAGTCCCTTCTACGCGCTGGGCGGCGGCGAGAACACCATGCGCCTGAGTTACAGCAACGCCACGCCCGAGCAAATCACGCGCGGCGTCCGCGCGCTGGGCGACACGCTGCGCGAGGCCCTGGCCGAGGCCTGA
- the fba gene encoding class II fructose-1,6-bisphosphate aldolase: MLVTGNDILVPARAGHYGVGSFNTNNMEITQAIIHTAERLRSPVMVQMSEGAIKYGGQDLANIVIDLARRATVPVALHLDHGSSYESALKAIKMGFTSVMIDASHHGFEDNVKETKRVVEAAHAMGISVESELGRLGGIEEHIVVDEKDAFLTDPEEAVQFIEQTGTDYLAIAIGTSHGAFKGKGRPYIDHARIEKIASLTSIPLVAHGSSGVPQEIVERFRAAGGQIGDAAGIADEDLQRATQFGIAKVNVDTDLRLASTVGIREALMANPKEFDPRKIFGPARDVMSQVIEHKMRVLGSVGKA; encoded by the coding sequence ATGCTCGTCACCGGTAACGACATTTTGGTTCCCGCCCGCGCTGGCCACTACGGCGTCGGCTCGTTCAACACCAACAACATGGAGATCACGCAGGCGATCATCCACACCGCCGAGCGGCTGCGCAGCCCCGTCATGGTGCAGATGAGCGAGGGCGCCATCAAGTACGGCGGCCAGGATCTCGCCAACATCGTCATCGACCTCGCCCGGCGGGCCACCGTGCCCGTCGCCCTGCACCTCGACCACGGCAGCTCGTACGAGAGCGCGCTGAAGGCCATCAAGATGGGCTTCACCAGCGTCATGATCGACGCCTCCCACCACGGCTTCGAGGACAACGTCAAGGAAACGAAACGCGTCGTGGAAGCCGCGCATGCCATGGGCATCAGCGTGGAAAGCGAACTCGGGCGCCTGGGCGGCATCGAGGAGCACATCGTCGTGGACGAGAAGGACGCCTTCCTGACCGACCCCGAGGAAGCCGTGCAGTTCATCGAGCAGACCGGCACCGACTACCTCGCCATTGCCATCGGCACCAGCCACGGCGCGTTCAAGGGCAAGGGCCGCCCCTACATCGACCACGCGCGCATCGAGAAGATCGCCAGCCTGACCAGCATTCCCCTCGTGGCCCACGGGAGCAGCGGCGTGCCGCAGGAGATCGTCGAGCGTTTCCGCGCCGCTGGCGGGCAGATCGGCGACGCCGCCGGCATCGCTGACGAGGACCTCCAGCGCGCCACGCAGTTCGGCATCGCCAAGGTGAACGTGGACACCGACCTCCGCTTGGCCAGCACCGTCGGCATCCGCGAGGCCCTGATGGCAAACCCCAAGGAATTCGACCCCCGCAAGATCTTTGGCCCGGCCCGCGACGTCATGAGCCAGGTCATCGAGCACAAGATGCGCGTGCTCGGCAGCGTCGGCAAAGCCTGA
- a CDS encoding S8 family peptidase, with protein MKRNLLMLGAALTLGGLSEANAGRLSPTLLARAQKGDQTTVGVIVRFQFANDARGRAQFKNLRGQLTSKLAALGPMAGFVNQALKSGKATQLWLDQSIYLPMTPVQARALALLPFVSDVFENFKVQIPKPQKAVALSAAAAAPGEAWHLDKIGAPQAWAAGFKGQGIKIGHLDSGIDASHPQLNGKVAAFAEFNADGDRVQGATPHDTTNHGTHTAGLLVGDTVGVAPSAKVISALVLPNNEGTFAQVIAGMQYVLDPDNNADTDDGADVVNMSLGIPGTFDEFIVPVQNMLKAGVVPVFAIGNFGPASASTGSPGNLPDAIGVGAVDKNGQVASFSSRGPVNWNSTIKGVFVKPDIAAPGVEITSSFPNGQYGALSGSSQASPITAGAVAVLLSAKPGTSVDGIKNALYTSASNAGSKNNNVGYGLISVPGALGKLGVNLGGSTPTPTPTPTPTPTPTPTPTPTPTPTPTPTPTPTPTPTPTPAPDPAPTGPSGYSLCALEGSKCNFSGQKDAAFGTAGKYLTGVGTDGFNCTVAEWGRDPAPGLRKGCFIKDRAGTGSTPTPTPTPTPTPAPSTGKKPTVMLVDDDMGQGADVTGALRDAIKANAASGGAFVWNTQTQGQVPLSELKRADIVVWATGEQYQNTITPADQNVLQQYVAGGGNLLITGQDIGYDIGTSAFYTGTLKTRFVADSSGQAKFVTRGAFGNTAFTLNAQGSAGNQYYPDVIADLNGSSVVASWGTANATAGTITAQSIRVDPNKTRAAQKVKEPRGLVEQLAANVLNTVLGQILGGNSQSAQNRPRVSAQSAGENAGAIVANDAGKYRTVTMGFGMEGLTPNSRNILMKTAFDWLMK; from the coding sequence ATGAAGCGAAACCTCCTGATGCTCGGCGCCGCCCTGACCCTGGGCGGCCTGAGCGAAGCGAACGCGGGACGACTCTCCCCGACCCTGCTGGCCCGCGCTCAGAAAGGCGACCAGACGACGGTGGGCGTCATCGTGCGGTTCCAGTTCGCCAACGATGCCCGCGGCCGCGCGCAGTTCAAGAACCTGCGCGGCCAGCTGACCAGCAAACTGGCCGCCCTGGGCCCCATGGCGGGCTTCGTGAACCAGGCCCTGAAAAGCGGCAAGGCCACCCAGCTGTGGCTAGACCAGAGCATCTACCTGCCCATGACGCCCGTCCAGGCGCGCGCTCTGGCCCTGCTGCCCTTCGTGTCCGACGTGTTCGAGAACTTCAAGGTACAGATCCCCAAACCGCAGAAGGCCGTGGCCCTCAGTGCCGCCGCCGCCGCGCCCGGCGAGGCCTGGCACCTTGACAAGATCGGCGCGCCGCAGGCCTGGGCCGCCGGATTCAAGGGGCAGGGCATCAAGATCGGGCACCTGGACAGCGGGATTGACGCCAGCCACCCGCAGCTGAACGGCAAGGTCGCCGCCTTCGCTGAATTCAACGCGGACGGTGACCGCGTGCAGGGCGCCACGCCACACGACACCACCAACCACGGCACGCACACCGCGGGCCTGCTGGTCGGGGACACGGTCGGCGTGGCCCCCAGCGCCAAGGTCATCAGCGCGCTGGTCCTCCCAAACAACGAGGGCACGTTCGCTCAGGTCATCGCCGGGATGCAGTACGTGCTCGACCCGGACAACAACGCCGACACAGACGACGGCGCGGACGTCGTGAACATGAGCCTCGGCATTCCCGGCACCTTCGATGAGTTCATCGTGCCCGTGCAGAACATGCTCAAGGCTGGCGTGGTCCCCGTGTTTGCCATCGGTAACTTCGGGCCGGCGTCTGCCAGCACCGGCAGCCCCGGCAACCTGCCTGACGCGATCGGCGTGGGCGCCGTGGACAAGAACGGTCAGGTGGCCAGCTTCAGCAGCCGCGGCCCGGTGAACTGGAACAGCACCATCAAGGGTGTGTTCGTGAAACCGGACATTGCCGCGCCCGGCGTGGAGATCACCAGCTCCTTCCCGAACGGCCAGTACGGCGCGCTGAGCGGCAGCTCCCAGGCCAGCCCCATCACAGCGGGCGCCGTGGCCGTGCTGCTCTCCGCGAAGCCCGGCACCAGCGTCGACGGCATTAAGAACGCGCTGTACACCAGCGCCAGCAACGCCGGCAGCAAGAACAACAACGTGGGCTACGGCCTGATCAGTGTGCCGGGCGCGCTGGGGAAACTGGGCGTGAACCTGGGAGGCTCTACGCCAACTCCAACCCCTACGCCAACCCCGACCCCCACCCCGACTCCTACTCCCACGCCGACCCCCACCCCAACTCCGACGCCAACCCCCACACCGACTCCGACACCCACGCCCACCCCGGCACCAGACCCGGCACCCACGGGACCCAGCGGCTACTCGCTGTGCGCGCTCGAAGGCAGCAAGTGCAACTTCAGCGGTCAGAAAGACGCCGCGTTCGGTACCGCCGGGAAGTACCTCACGGGGGTTGGCACCGACGGGTTCAACTGCACCGTGGCCGAATGGGGCCGTGATCCCGCGCCCGGCCTCAGGAAAGGCTGCTTCATCAAGGACCGCGCCGGCACCGGCAGCACGCCCACCCCGACGCCCACACCCACCCCGACCCCCGCGCCCAGCACTGGGAAGAAACCCACCGTCATGCTCGTGGATGACGACATGGGCCAGGGTGCCGATGTGACGGGCGCACTGCGCGACGCCATCAAGGCCAATGCCGCCAGCGGCGGGGCGTTCGTGTGGAACACGCAGACCCAGGGCCAGGTGCCACTGAGCGAACTGAAACGCGCCGATATCGTCGTGTGGGCCACGGGTGAGCAGTACCAGAACACCATCACCCCCGCAGATCAGAACGTGCTTCAGCAGTACGTGGCGGGCGGCGGGAACCTGCTCATCACGGGACAGGACATCGGGTACGACATCGGCACCAGCGCCTTCTACACCGGCACCCTGAAGACCCGTTTCGTGGCGGACAGCAGCGGGCAGGCGAAGTTCGTGACCCGCGGAGCGTTCGGGAACACGGCCTTCACCCTGAACGCCCAGGGAAGCGCCGGAAACCAGTACTACCCCGACGTGATTGCCGACCTGAACGGCAGCAGCGTCGTGGCCTCCTGGGGCACAGCCAACGCTACGGCCGGGACCATCACCGCGCAGAGCATCCGCGTGGACCCGAATAAGACCCGCGCCGCGCAGAAGGTCAAGGAGCCCCGCGGACTGGTCGAGCAACTGGCCGCGAATGTCCTGAACACCGTGCTGGGGCAGATTCTGGGCGGCAACAGCCAGTCCGCTCAGAACCGGCCGCGCGTGAGCGCCCAGTCCGCCGGTGAGAACGCCGGAGCGATTGTCGCCAACGACGCCGGGAAGTACCGCACGGTCACCATGGGCTTCGGCATGGAAGGCCTGACGCCCAACAGCCGCAACATCCTGATGAAAACCGCCTTCGACTGGCTGATGAAATAA